Proteins from a genomic interval of Coriobacteriia bacterium:
- a CDS encoding UPF0280 family protein encodes MPYEPRTYRSRVAPEGLVTFEVVRAETDLMIAAERDLRSEADALVAEVRSALDAYVASHPRFAESFVPVEVESDAPAIVRAMAAAGAAAGVGPMAAVAGAVAEHVARGLARLSPEVVVENGGDVYVMGSRDRVAALHAGTSPLSGAVGVVLPGEDLPLAACTSSATVGPSVSLGSSDAALVVARDGALADAVASLVGNRVHGPDDVEAALEAGRAVAGVLGVVVVVGETMGAWGVRLVPLAG; translated from the coding sequence ATGCCGTACGAGCCGCGCACATACCGCAGCCGCGTCGCCCCCGAGGGTCTCGTGACCTTCGAGGTCGTGCGCGCGGAGACGGACCTCATGATCGCCGCCGAGCGAGATCTGCGTTCCGAGGCGGACGCGCTCGTCGCGGAGGTGCGCTCGGCACTCGACGCGTATGTCGCGTCGCATCCGAGGTTCGCGGAGTCCTTCGTTCCCGTCGAGGTCGAGTCCGACGCCCCGGCGATCGTCCGCGCGATGGCGGCGGCCGGCGCCGCGGCCGGAGTCGGGCCGATGGCGGCGGTGGCGGGAGCGGTGGCAGAGCACGTCGCGCGGGGGCTCGCGAGGCTGTCGCCGGAGGTCGTCGTCGAGAACGGCGGCGATGTCTACGTCATGGGCTCGCGCGACCGCGTGGCCGCGCTTCACGCGGGGACGTCTCCGCTGTCGGGCGCGGTGGGAGTCGTACTCCCGGGAGAGGACCTGCCGCTCGCTGCGTGCACGTCCTCGGCGACGGTCGGTCCGTCGGTCTCGCTGGGCTCGTCGGACGCCGCCCTCGTCGTGGCGCGGGACGGCGCGCTGGCCGATGCCGTGGCGAGTCTCGTGGGGAACCGAGTCCACGGTCCGGACGACGTCGAGGCCGCCCTGGAGGCGGGGAGGGCCGTCGCCGGCGTGCTGGGCGTGGTCGTCGTCGTCGGCGAGACGATGGGCGCGTGGGGGGTGCGGCTCGTCCCGCTCGCCGGCTAG
- a CDS encoding acyl-CoA dehydratase activase, with amino-acid sequence MRVLGLDIGSRSVDAVWLDGGRMVRREIRDTGHDPLAVCAALIALDRHDRVVATGYGRHAAASAFGATALTEITAFALGAASLHPTAAAVLDIGGQDTKTIALGEGGRVSDFEMNDKCAAGTGKFLEVMARTLGFSLEELGDAALAAESGVRVSAMCTVFAESEVTGLLHRGEDRGRIALGVHESVATRTLGTLARVGASSPLVFAGGVARNPAMVRLVRDGFDGEVLVPDDPQTVGALGAALHGTAES; translated from the coding sequence ATGCGCGTACTCGGCCTCGACATCGGGTCGCGAAGTGTCGACGCCGTGTGGCTCGACGGCGGGCGGATGGTGCGCCGCGAGATACGCGACACCGGCCACGACCCGCTCGCCGTCTGTGCCGCCCTCATCGCGCTGGACCGCCACGACCGCGTCGTGGCGACGGGCTACGGCCGCCACGCCGCCGCCTCGGCGTTCGGCGCGACGGCGCTCACCGAGATCACCGCGTTCGCGCTCGGAGCGGCGTCACTGCACCCCACCGCCGCGGCGGTGCTCGACATCGGGGGCCAGGACACGAAGACGATCGCCCTCGGGGAGGGCGGTCGCGTCTCCGACTTCGAGATGAACGACAAGTGCGCGGCGGGCACGGGGAAGTTCCTCGAGGTCATGGCGCGCACGCTCGGCTTCTCGCTCGAGGAGCTCGGCGACGCCGCGCTCGCGGCGGAGAGCGGCGTGCGCGTCTCGGCGATGTGCACGGTCTTCGCGGAGAGCGAGGTCACCGGGCTGCTCCATCGCGGTGAGGACCGAGGACGGATCGCGCTCGGCGTGCACGAGTCGGTCGCGACGCGGACCCTCGGCACGCTCGCCAGAGTCGGCGCCTCCTCACCGCTGGTCTTCGCGGGCGGCGTCGCGCGCAACCCGGCGATGGTGAGGCTGGTGCGCGACGGGTTCGACGGCGAGGTCCTCGTGCCGGACGACCCCCAGACCGTGGGAGCGCTCGGCGCCGCGCTCCACGGCACCGCGGAGTCCTAG
- a CDS encoding diguanylate cyclase, with translation MERVLELCIELDTEAERIYHAMAAGCPDAAVSQLFDVMAGEEHGHIGWWREIRDAWRDGLVPEVLNDTDELVTRLEGIARHMSEAHGRLTPDCGTETMLALAGQLEFHMLDPVFAELLELTEPARAGSRLEAYERHVDRLVEALESHAEPGSVIAFLAMALRRTWRDNRALASFAMRDQLTGLHNRRSLAAYLEQWAAWANRYGHPLAVAMIDVDGLKTINDTHGHGTGDDALVAVAAALREAVRASDVVARYGGDEFAVVAPETDRDDLAALLDRIVACVHETSLADAEGTPVALSVSVGGAVARGGSTPTDLLAAADGGLYEAKRAGRDRATPPAVLGD, from the coding sequence ATGGAACGGGTCCTCGAGTTGTGCATCGAACTCGACACCGAGGCCGAGCGTATCTATCACGCTATGGCGGCCGGATGTCCGGATGCCGCGGTCTCCCAGCTCTTCGATGTGATGGCGGGCGAAGAACACGGCCACATCGGGTGGTGGCGCGAGATCCGCGACGCATGGCGCGACGGCCTCGTCCCGGAGGTGCTCAACGACACGGACGAGCTCGTGACGCGACTCGAGGGCATCGCTCGGCACATGAGCGAGGCGCACGGGAGATTGACGCCGGATTGCGGGACCGAGACGATGCTCGCCCTGGCGGGACAACTCGAGTTCCACATGCTCGACCCGGTCTTCGCGGAGCTGCTCGAGCTCACCGAGCCTGCGCGCGCCGGCTCGCGCTTGGAGGCATACGAACGCCACGTAGACCGCCTCGTCGAAGCACTCGAATCCCATGCCGAGCCCGGCTCCGTGATCGCGTTCCTCGCGATGGCGCTGCGGCGCACCTGGCGCGACAATCGCGCGCTCGCCTCCTTCGCGATGCGCGACCAGCTCACCGGGCTGCACAACCGCCGCTCGCTGGCGGCCTACCTCGAGCAGTGGGCCGCATGGGCGAACCGTTACGGTCATCCACTCGCAGTCGCGATGATCGACGTCGATGGACTCAAGACGATCAACGACACGCACGGCCACGGGACTGGCGACGATGCGCTCGTGGCGGTCGCCGCAGCGCTCCGGGAGGCGGTACGCGCCTCCGACGTCGTCGCGCGCTACGGCGGTGACGAGTTCGCCGTCGTCGCCCCCGAGACCGATCGCGACGACCTCGCGGCGCTGCTCGACCGCATCGTCGCGTGCGTGCACGAGACTTCACTCGCGGATGCGGAAGGCACGCCCGTCGCGCTCTCGGTGAGCGTCGGCGGAGCGGTGGCGCGAGGAGGATCGACACCTACCGACCTGCTCGCGGCCGCCGACGGCGGGCTCTACGAGGCGAAACGCGCCGGTCGCGACCGTGCCACGCCGCCGGCGGTGCTCGGAGACTAG